One genomic region from Amycolatopsis sp. FBCC-B4732 encodes:
- a CDS encoding PPOX class F420-dependent oxidoreductase, whose translation MPRSIATNETVDRAALVEFLSTRHRAILLTTKADGGPQLSPVTCGVDAEGRLVISTYPKRAKIVNIKRNPQVSACILSDEWNDQWVQLNGTAEVLDIPDSVEPLVDYFRAISGEHPDWDEYREAMVKQGKSIIRVTIESWGPLAKGGFPAELA comes from the coding sequence ATGCCGAGGAGCATCGCCACCAACGAAACCGTCGACCGCGCCGCGCTCGTCGAGTTCCTGTCCACCCGCCACCGCGCGATCCTGCTGACCACGAAGGCCGACGGCGGGCCGCAGCTCTCGCCGGTCACCTGCGGGGTCGACGCCGAGGGCAGGCTGGTCATCTCGACCTACCCGAAGCGCGCCAAGATCGTGAACATCAAGCGGAACCCCCAGGTCTCCGCGTGCATCCTGTCCGACGAGTGGAACGACCAGTGGGTGCAGCTCAACGGCACCGCGGAAGTGCTGGACATCCCGGATTCGGTCGAGCCGCTCGTGGACTACTTCCGCGCCATTTCCGGCGAACACCCGGACTGGGACGAATACCGCGAAGCCATGGTCAAGCAGGGCAAGAGCATCATCCGGGTCACCATCGAGAGCTGGGGCCCGCTCGCCAAGGGCGGCTTCCCCGCCGAACTAGCCTGA
- a CDS encoding CPBP family intramembrane glutamic endopeptidase encodes MTFTARSWLAPARPEFPGTIEDPAERRAIKIELVIVFGITLGLSGVRSLLSLVDSLLQPAPLAQQQVQLNVPQAAASLIDLLKQLLSAAQLVGWGALGLYFLWRAGIKIAQVGLDRRTPGRDALLTLGLAAVIGIPGLALYFISYHLGFSLAVQPSTLNDTWWRPVTLTLSAFGNAFAEEVLVVGYLLTRLRQLGVRENNAAFGAAVLRGSYHLYQGFGGFVGNLVMGLVFGRLWQKTNRLWPLVAAHTLFDFVSFVGYSLLKGHVSWLP; translated from the coding sequence ATGACGTTCACCGCGCGATCGTGGCTGGCCCCGGCCCGCCCCGAGTTCCCCGGGACGATCGAGGACCCGGCGGAGCGCCGCGCGATCAAGATCGAGCTGGTGATCGTCTTCGGGATCACCCTCGGCCTGTCCGGCGTGCGCAGCCTGCTGTCCCTTGTGGACTCGCTGCTGCAGCCGGCGCCGCTGGCCCAGCAGCAGGTCCAGCTCAACGTGCCCCAGGCCGCGGCGAGCCTGATCGACCTGCTCAAGCAGCTGCTCTCGGCCGCCCAGCTGGTCGGCTGGGGCGCGCTCGGGCTGTACTTCCTGTGGCGCGCCGGGATCAAGATCGCGCAGGTCGGGCTGGACCGCCGCACCCCCGGCCGCGACGCGCTGCTCACGCTCGGGCTCGCCGCGGTGATCGGGATCCCCGGCCTGGCGCTCTACTTCATCTCCTACCACCTCGGCTTCAGCCTGGCGGTGCAACCGTCCACATTGAACGACACGTGGTGGCGGCCGGTCACGCTGACGCTGTCGGCGTTCGGCAACGCCTTCGCCGAGGAAGTCCTGGTCGTCGGCTACCTGCTGACCCGGCTGCGGCAGCTCGGCGTCCGCGAGAACAACGCGGCGTTCGGCGCCGCCGTGCTGCGCGGGTCGTACCACCTTTACCAGGGCTTCGGCGGGTTCGTCGGCAACTTGGTGATGGGGCTGGTGTTCGGGCGGCTGTGGCAGAAGACGAACCGGCTGTGGCCGCTCGTGGCCGCGCACACGCTGTTCGACTTCGTCTCGTTCGTCGGGTATTCGCTGCTCAAAGGTCACGTTTCCTGGCTGCCGTGA